CCCGCTCTGGGTTGTTAGCCTGAAAAAAATGGATCACCTCGTCAGTGAGTCCAGCAGATGTAGGGCCTGAGGTCAGCGCTGTCATCGACTGCGCCCGATACCCGACCTCTTCCTCAAGCTCACGAGCCGCCGCTTCGGCGAGCGGCTCATCACTCAGGCCTGGCTCATCGCCGGCCAGGCCGGCCGGAAATTCGATGACGGAACAGCCCAACGGAGGGCGAAATTGTTCGGTCAAGACAAATTCATTGTGGTCGTTCAGGGCTACCACCACCACCACGGCGTGGGCATTGGTTCGGCTGCAGTATTCCCAGGTGCCGGTTTGGTAAAGTCCGAGGAACTTGCCGCGGTAAAGTTCGGTCATAGAGGGGTGCGCGGGCCGCATATGCTGGCAATTAGACCGTTGATTATGGTCTGATTCGCCCTCAACTGCACCGACAGCCGGCCGTTCCCGCGCCGCTAGTATATTTTGAGGAAAATTCCCTGATGGTCAGCCCCAATCTGTTACGCCGTGCGTCTGCCGGCACCAGTCTGGCTTTTTGCCTGCTTGCGGCGCTGGCCGTGGCGGCGCAGGAAGACAAAGCGTCGAAGGGCGATATCGAACGCGAGAACAATCCGCAGCGCCTGCTGATGGCGATTTTCGAGGCGCAGAAAGCCAGAGATCTGCCCACCATGGAGCAAGCGGCGACGCGCCTGGTTCGCCTGCGCCCCCAGGTTGGGACCTACGGCTACCTGCTGGCCAAAGCCTTTGCCCTGCAAAACAAGAAGAGCGAGGCCTACAACACGCTGCTGTATCTCAATAACCAAGGCCTGTCGTTTGACCTGACCGTGGACGAAGACATGGCAAACGTTCGCGGTACCGAAGTCTACGATTTTCTGGCGGACGGACTGAAAAAGAATGCGAACACCGAAGGTGAGCTCGCCGGCACCGAAACGCTGCAGCAGGCTGGCCTGCTGGCGGACGGTCTCGCCTACGATCCGAAGCGTGATCAGCTGCTGGTTGGCAGCATCACCCAAGGCGCGGTTTTTCTGCTGGGTAAGGGCGGGGAACTCACACAGCTGGTCAAGGCGACGCCGGAAAACGGTCTCCTCGGGGTTTTTGACATAGCGGTCGATCCGAACAGCCGTTCCCTCTGGGTCAGCTCGGCTGCGGCGCCGCATTACCAGGGGATTCGGTTTCAGGACGCGGGCTACTCAGGCATCTTTCAGTTTGATCTCGACAGTGGCCAAATCCGCCGCCGCTTCGATCTGCCTAAGCGCGATCCTGGCAACAAGCTGGTCAACTTAACGGTCGCGTCTGACGGCAAGGTCTATGTAGCCAACGCCGGGCGTCCCGAGGTGTACCAGGTCGACGTTGAACGCGAGCAGATGAGCCGGATTTTCACCGCTCCAGGCTTCACCAGCGTCCGGGGACTGGCGGTATCACCGGATGCCAAGACCCTGTATTTCTCCGATTACGAGCTGGGACTGTTTGGCGTTGATCTGAAGACGCAGCAGGCGTTCCAGGTACGGGTGCCCGCCCAGGTCAATATGGGTGGCATCGACGGCTTGAGCTGGCACCGCGACGGACTCATTGCGATCCAGAACGGCAACTTCCCGCACCGAGCGCTGAGGGTTGCGCTGAACAACGAAGGGAATGCGGTCAGCGCGGCGGTCCCGCTGCTGGTTAACCACCCCTCATTTCTGGTTCCCAGCGAAGGGATTGTGGTCGGCGACTCATTCCATCTGATCGCCAACGGCAATGCGCCGCTCTACGACAACGCCACCGGTAAGCCCATCGACGCGGACGCGCTGAAGCCCCAGATGATCGTTACCGTGGACGCCAACGTCGATATGTCCGTGGGCCCCAATACGACAAAAGCACTGTAGTAAGCGCCGGGCGGACCGTTTTGCGGTCAGTCGGAGCGATCAGGCGGCGAACTTTCCGACCCGCTGGCGCAGCGTGCTGCCGAATTTCAGGTAATCGAACAGGTCATTGATCGCACCCATATCGACGGACCCCAGCGTCAGCGAGGGTGTGGGCGACGGGATCGGCGCCTCGCAGTGAATACCCGTCAGGCGGCGAGCAAGCCGAGCGTCTTCCACGTAGGTTTTCAGCTTGGCTGACAGGCTCTTGGCCCCGCGTACCGACAGGAACTCCACCTCCGACGCGCGCTCCAATGCTTCGTCCAGCGTGCCGAAGTGGCTGAGAAGGGCGCTGGCGGCTTTGGGTCCGATCCCCGGCACGCCTTTGATGTTGTCTACAGCGTCGCCCGTGAGCGCCAGGTAGTCAGCGATCTGTTCCGGCATCACGCCGAATTTCTCTTTAACACCCTCGTAGCTGGTTCGCAGGTTGCGGGCAAAATCCCATAGCTGATCCTGCGGCCGCAGCAGCTGCGCCAGATCCTTGTCGCTGGTCACGATGACGTGGTGGTGCTCGGCCATCTCCGGCAGCCGGGTAAGGGTTCCGATCAGGTCGTCCGCTTCATAGCGGTCGTCGGAGAAACACTCCATCCCCATCGCCTCCGCCACAGCCCGGCAGTGGGCGAATTGACGCTTCAGCTCCAGCGGCGCTGGGTCTCGATTCGCTTTGTACTGCGGGTCGATGTCGTTGCGAAACGATGTTTCCAGGCTCTCGTCGAAGGCGATCGCGATATGGCTGGGGCTGGCCTGCTCCAGCAGTGAACACAAGAACCCGGTGAAACCGTAGACGGCGTTGCTGGGGTTGCCATCGCTGTCCGTCATCTCGTGAGACATGCCGAAATAGGCGCGAAAAACGTAGACGCTCGCGTCGACCAGAAAAAGCTCAGACATGATTCAGCGAAGCCGGGACCAAGCGCTCAGCCGCCGCTGTGACAGGTGCCCGCCTGGGCGGTCTCGGCCCGTCGCTGCCGCTCCAGCAGCCGGCTGTTGCGGGGGAAATGCGCCAGCAGAAACTCCATCTGATCAGCCAGAATTCGTTTGCCCTGTAGATAAACGTACTCTGCATGGGTCGGCGCGAAGGGGATGGCCAGCAGCTCCATGCCGGCGCCCTCAGGCGTGCGGCCCGCTTTTCGGTTATTGCAGCGTTTGCAGGCTGTTACCACGTTTTGCCAATGATCCTGGCCGCCCTGGCACAGCGGCGTCACGTGATCGCGCGACAGGTCACGCGCGCTGAATCGCTGCCCGCAGTAAAGGCAGACGTTGGAGTCACGTCGAAAAAGCGCTCGGTTGGTCAGCGGCGGGACGTAGTTGGGACGGCGGTGTCCAGTGTCTGCGTGGACGCCCCGAGTAGCCACGATGGCATTGACGTCGACAAAGCTTCTCAGGCCCGACTTGGCGCAGATGCCGCCGTGAATGCGATAGAGCCGGGAGCCGAGGGAGTAGACCACCAGGTCAAGGGCCAGGTATTTGGCCGCCTGCTGATAGTCGATCCACTCGATGGGCATGCCCGCCACATCGGTACGCAGAACTTCCAGTCGAAGATCGGTCATCACGCCAGACACCATGCCGGGTTACCTCAATGTAAATTCAATTGCCGAACGGATCAACCGTCCAGTGATTGGATCAGTCCGGCGAGCCGTTCCTGAGCCTGTGGCACGTAGGCTCCGCCGAATAAATTGGCGTGATTGAGTACGTGGTAGAGCTGATAAAGGCCACGCCGGCGAGGGTATCCGGGGTCCAGCGGAAGGCGATCTTCATAGGCCGCATAAAAGGCCGGGCCAAAGCCGCCGAACAGCTCCGTCATCGCCAGATCGCTCTCTCGGCAGCCGAAGTAGCAAGCCGGGTCGAAGATGGCGGCGCGCTCATCGCAGGCGGCGTAGTTGCCGCCCCAAAGGTCACCGTGCAGGAGGCTCGGAAAAGCCTGAAAATCGGCAAACAGCGCCGACATCCCGCGGCGCAGCCGATCTACGCTCTCGGTCACCGCCCGGTTTCCCAGGAGCCGAGCCTGATGAGCCAGACGGTGCTCGCCAAAAAACGCTTGCCAGTCCTCAGTCTGAGGGTTGGGCTGGCGGGTGGCGCCAATGCGGTTGTCCCGATGCCAGCCGAAGCCGGATTGCCGAATTTTGTGCAGGCTGGCGAGGCCGATGCCCAGCGCGGCATCGCTGCGTGTAGATTTCGGTGAGAGTCTCAGCATCTCCAGCACGAGGAAACTGCGACCCCCGGATTCTCCGTAGGCGATCGGTTCCGGTACAACCAGCCCGCTGTCGGCGGCGGCGAGTGCCTGCAGGCCTTCCGCCTCCGCGGCGAAGGCCTCGGAGTCGACGCCGCCATATTTCACAAATACGCTTCGTTCGCCGAGGCGCAGTTCGACCGCCGAGTTGATATCGCCGCCGCTGATCGGGCGAGTTACGGCGATGTCGGAGGCGCTTTTTCCGAGGCTGCGGCAGATGGCCGCAAGCAGATCAGGAGGCAAGAAACAGATCGACCAGCTGATCGTGGCTGGCGTCCATCGCCAGATCACAGGCAGACAGGCCGTTGATATCTCGCAGGCGCTTATTGGCGCCAGCCGCAAGAAGTTCCTGGACAGGGCCCAGCAGGCCGCGCGCCGCTGCTGCGTGCAGCGCCGACCAGCCGGTCAGATCCTGGCTATCGAGAGCGGCTTCCCGCCCGATGAGTAGCCGAGTCAGGGGCGTGATGGCTTTGATCTGGAGGCTGTCATCCTCTCGTGCGCGCACGCCCAGCAGCAGCATCAGCGCCGTCTGGCCCTCATCGTTGGTGGCGTTGACCTCCGCCCCGGCCGCGAGCAGCGCCTCGATTGTCTTGCTGCCGTTTTCTACGTCGGTGCTGTGCAGCGCGTTCTGCACCGCCGCCATCAGCACCGTGCTCTGCGTTTCATCGCGCTGACGAACGTCCGCGCCCAGGCTCAGCAGCAGCTTAATCATCCTCGGCTGCCAGCGTGCGGCCGCCAGCATAAGAGGCGTTACACCAAACTGCTGGCGCTGATTGACGTCGACGCCGCGGTCCACCAGCAAACGCACCACCTCTCGGTGACCGCCCAGGACGGCCGTTCCCAAGGGGGTCGTTCCGTTCGCGGCCGGCAGATTGCCGTCCGCTCCGGCGGCCAGAAGCGCGCCCACGACGTTGGGATGACCGGCCCCGCTCGCCCGCAGTAGCGGCGAACACAGCTCGCTGTCCCTTTCATTGACGTTGTGTCCCTGGGCCAGAAGGCGCTTCACGCGCCCAAGGTTTCCTTCGCTCGCAGCCCGCACAAGCTGCCCGGGTGTCGGCTCCGCGGGCTTTTCAGCCGCTTCGGCTCGGCTGCCCCGCATGAGCATGTTTTGCAGGGTAGCGTCGTCATTTTTCATGGCCAGCCCAAGCGGCGATACCCCTTCGCTGTTCGCCAGCTTTGGATCTGCGCCGGCCTGCAGCAGCGCTCGCAGCACGCCCAGCTGTGCCGGCCGTTCAACCTCCAGCGCCAGCATCAGCGCGGTGTTGCCGCCCTCGTCCTGGGCGTTGGCGTCAGCCCCGGCGGCCAGCAGCTCATTGACGAATCGCTTGTCGCGATGCGTTGCGGCCCAGTGCAGTGCGGTCCGCCCCAGGGCGTCTTGCTCGTCTACCACCGCGCCGTCACCAATCAGCTTGCCGGCCAGCTCCGCGAGCTGCTGCTCGTGGGTGTCGTCGACACCCGAGGGCTGCTCATGTTGAGCGTCAGCGAAGCCGGCGACCCAGATCAGCTGCTGTCCACCGGACTCCACCTGCGAGCCGCGCGACAGCAGGAGTTCCACGATATCCACCGGTGTCGGGGCTTGCTGCAGAACACAGCTCAGCAGGGAATCGCCGGTGCGCGACAGGGCGTTTGCGCCGAGCCCATTTTCGAGCAGCCAGCGAGGTGCCATCGCGCGCCCGGCGGCCACCGAATTCAGAAACGCTGACGACAGCCACCATGCGGGCGCCTCGGGCTGGCTGAGCAACACGGCCTTCATCTGCTCCGTATCGTCCACCAGCGCCGCGTCCATGAGACCCGCATAGCCCGCCTCTTCCTGCTCACGCTGCTGAGCTTCACTGAGCCCAAACGCGCCGCCGGTGCCGAGATCCTCCGCATCGACCTCACCGACACCGTCACTCAGGTCCACCACGTCGGTAAGCACCATGGCGTCAGCCGCCTCGCCGTCCGCGGTCGCCGGCATATCCGGTTCTTCGGGTTCCAGGCTGACGATGCTGAGCGCAATCTCTCCGGTCTGTGGGTCCGCCGCCAGCGTGTTCTCGGCCTCGCTACCGAGATCGATATCGACAGCGCTGATCAGAGCGGCGGTAGGGTCTTCCCCGAGCGCCGCAAGATCCGGGAAAACCTCCGCCGTGTCCGCATCAACCGCTGCTGTGGATTGGCTGTCTTCAGATTCTTCGTGGGTGGCGCCGTCGTCGTCGCTCGCCGTTGCTGCTGCATTCTCCAGCGCTTCGCCGTTGCCGGCTCCGGGGACGGGAAGATCCTCTGGCACCAGCTCAAAAGCTGGCGGCGGCGTGAAGCTGGCGCTCACCGCTTCGGGCGTCCCAGACAGCTGCCCGGTTGCCTCACTGACATCCTGTTCGAACCCGGCTGCTGCCGGAACGGGCTCTTTTGACGACTCCTCGGTGATCGGTGATTCGGCGGCCGACCCGGCGTCCGTGTCGGGGGCAGGGTGGAGCTCCGCTTCAGCCTCCTCCTCGGTTTCCGGCGAGTCATCGGGTTCGCTCGCCGCATCTTCTGTCACACCATCACTGGCGGCTGTGTCTGCCGCCGGGTGTTCCTGAGCTTCGACCTCCAAAGTCGCCTCGGCTTCGGGTGCCTCTTCGCAGGGCATCACCCCATCGCTAAGCTTGGTCCCATCGGTAGACGTCTCGGAGACCTCAGCAACCGGCGCCGCGTCGGATGACTCGGTCGCTTGCTCTGCGTTTGATGCTTCCACCTCGTCCGACGAGGCCTCAGCCGCAGCGAGTTCAGTGTGCTCTTCGCCTTCAGCGTCTGCCTCGGCCTCAGGCGCGTGGGGCTCCGTCTGATCGGTGACCTCTTGAGCAGGCGCGTCAGTCTCCGCACCTTCCGACGGCGCGTCGGCCTGTCCCGTCTCTACGGCTGTTTCCGGCTCCGACACGGGTTCGGCGACCGGCGGCTGCTCGGAGTCGGTGTCAGCAGCGGGGTCAGCGGCCTCAGCGGTGGCTTGCTCAGGCTCGCTCTGACTCGCCGACTCCTCGGCCTGGTCGACCTCTGAATCCGGCTTGGTGTCCGCTTCCGCTTCGTCGAGCTTAATCGCCGGCATCACCAGCGTGGCCGACTCGAGCTGCGTGCGGCTTCGGGGGTTGAGCTGACGCTCCGCCCAATCGCGGTCTTCGGGCGTCTCAAACTGCTTGAGATCAATCACGTTTTCCGCGGTGGCCAGGCCATCGGTGGCTGCCGCAGGTTCAGCGAGCGGCACAGGCGAGTTGCGGGTCCCGAGCGCGTCAGCGATGCGCCAGCGCCCGGCGGCCGCCGCAAGGTCTCCCGCCTTTCGCCCCTCGCGGTTGCTTACGTCGGGCTCCGCGCCCATGGCCATCAGCAGACGGATGGTTTCAGCGTCCGCTCGGGTGGAGCTGACCGCTACCAACAGCGCGGTTCGTCCAGGCTTGTCCCGGTGCTCGGTTTCGGGATTCCAGAACACGAGCCGCTCCAGCACGCCATTGGCGCCGGAGCGCGCGGCTTCCATCAGGGCGGTATTGCCAAAATCGTCGCGGGCGTTTACGTCTGCGCCGGCGGCCAGCAGGGCGTCAGCAATCTGCGCATTGCCCCGCAGAGCGGCTCCCATCAGCGCCGTGCGGCCCAGTTTTCCGCGGTGATTGACGTCCGCCTTGTGACGCAGCAGCAGCTCAACCCCGGCGGGGTCGTCGCGCGGCAGCAACGCAGCTTCGGCCAGCGGCGCCGCGCCGCGGGCCGGATTGACGGCCACGTCGTGACCGAGCAGCAGTTCCAGCGCTGGCCACATGCCGGCGCCGGCTGCGGTCGCCAGCGGCGTTTTGCCCTGCTGGTTTTCGAGATTGAGGTTGGCACGGTGGGTGGAGAGCAGGCCAAGGATCTGCGTGTCGCCTAGCTGCGAGGCAAAATGAGCGGCGCTGTCGCCATTGGGCGCCGTGGCGTCAGCGTCAGCACCCTGCTCCAAGAGCCACTTGGCAATTTGCAGCCTTTCGCTGCTGTTGCCGGCCGCCAGCGCCACCAGCGCGGGTATCTGCTGCGGGTCTTCCCGCAACTCGCCCTCGCGAGCGACCAGGTTTTTAAGCTCCCGCAGATTTCCGTCAAAGGCAGCCCGGGCGAAGGGCGTCTGAAGGTCGCTGCGAACCAGCAGTGGCACATTCCGAATCATGCGAACGGCAGTTCTCGCCAGCCATAACCAGACAAGCTCCCGATATTACCCGATTTTGCGTTAGAAAATCATAAGTTAGAAAGTGTCTTTGATTTATCATAGAGGCTTTGACGACCGACCCTTGTGAGCATGGAACCCACTCCTCCCGATCCGCAGGAAAGCCCGAACCAATCGCGGTGGCAGCTCGCTGCTGACGTCCTGCGATTTCAGGCAAAACTCTTTGTCGACGGCTTAAGAGATCTGCTGATGAGTCCAATCAGCCTGGTCGCGGCCCTGATCGGCCTGCTGTTTGAGCCGGCAACGCCCCGCCGGCTGTTTGACCGGGTGCTCGCCTTTGGCCGAGAAACCGAGGTCTGGATCAACCTGTTTGGCAGTCGCTCCGGTCAGCCGGGGATCGACGACCTGTTCACGTCACTGGAAGATCGACTCAGGCAACAGGTTGAGCAGGGCGGCATGACGGCTACCGCAAAACAGAAGATCGACGAGTCGCTGGACGCCATTCACGAGAAAGTCCGGGCCGCGAACGACAAGGGCACCGCCGCCGGAAATAGCGAATCCTGACGGCTTGCGCAGCCGGGCCCGGGTTAGGCGCTGAAGGTCAGCGGATCCGGGTTGCGCAGCAGCTCTGCGGCATCCTCGGGGCAGAGAGACTTTCCGATGAGGTACCCCTGCGCAAGGTTGCAGCCGAGCGCGGTGATGTATTCCAGTTCACTCGCCGTCTCCACGCCCTCGACCACAATCTTCAGCTTGAGCGCCCGCATGAGGGCCACGATACCGCGGAGCAGCTCGCGGCTGCGAGGTTCGGTATCCAGCGGACGCACAAATGCCTGATCGATCTTGGCGTAGTCGACGTCCAGCTGGTACAGCGTCGCCAGCGAGGAATAGCCGGTGCCAAAGTCGTCCAGTGACACCTGAAAGCCGAGTTCGTGGGCACGGTCGATCCACACGTCGGTGGCCTCCATGTCGACCGCGAGGCTCTCGGTAATCTCAAGCTTAATGTCTGACCGGTTCAGCTGATAGCGGTCGGTGATCTCGGCGGCCTGCGTGATGAAGTCTTTATCCGCAATTTGTTTGGCAGAAACGTTGATGCTCATGAACAGGGCGCCGGCGCCGTAGCCAGGGGCCTGCTGAAAGGCGGCCAACTGTCGGCACGCTGAATCGAAGACGTACAGGCCCACGGGAACAATCAGCCCCGTTTCTTCGGCCAGCGTGATAAACAGCGCCGGTGAAATCGGGCCTCGCTTGGGGTGCTCCCAGCGGGTCAGCGCCTCGAAGCCTGCAATCCGTGCGGTTTCACAGCCGAGCAGCGGCTGGTAAAAGACGTTCAGCTGCTGCTCCTTGAGGGCTTTCTTCAGCTCCGCCTCCAGCCGGATTTTGTCGATCCCGTGGCGGATATATTCGCCCACCACGTCTTCGGCGATCAGCTCGTCCGGACCTGCCAGCAGACCGCCTTCGCCTTTGACCTTGTTGAGCCCGCTGCGGTAGCGATCGAGCAGGATCTTGACCAGCAGCTTCAAAATCGGGTCAGCTTGCGATATCCGGTCGGTCAACTGGTCGCGAGTGACGACCATCAGATGGGTTGGGCCCGCCGCAGTGGCGGTTGCCGTGCGGGGCGCGCTATCGATGACGCCCATTTCGCCAACGATATCGCCCGGCTTGAGCTGGGTCAGGATGACCGGCGTTCCTTCAGAGTTTGTGGAGATCTGAAGTCCGCCTTCTTCAATAATGTAGGCGCAGTCCGCTTCGTCCCCCTCTCGAAACAAGATCTCGCCGTCGGCGAGGGTGCGGGTACTGCGATGCAGTTGATGATTCGACACGCCAACGCTCCTTGGAAAACGTTTGCGTAGTGCTGCCGCCTACCTCCCCTGCAGCCAGCAGCGCAGCGCACAGGGCATCGATCATACTGCAATCGACCAACTGCCCACTAGCTTTGTCGGAGGTGACGGCGGGTGCGCGCGTCGGTATAGCGATCGCCTGCCCAGCGCAGAACCCGGCGTTCGCTGCCATGGGAGCAATCCAGATCCCAATACCCGTCGGTGACAAAACTCCCCAGCCTTTGCGGCCGGCAGTTGAACTCGGACTCGCTGATCTTCCACGTTCCCTGGTCCAGACGGATGATCCGCAGCGGCGTATGCGGGATAAATACGTCATAGCGCCTGGCCGCTGCCGCCACGAGGATCTCCGGCTGCCGATCGCGATTTAGCTCCGCGAGCGCAACCTGAATCTGGTAGTCCGATTGTTCGATATGTTCCTCAAGCGCTGTTTTTGCCCAGGCGGGTAGCTCAGCGGGTTCATGCCATTGCAGCGTATGCCCCGGGGCGAAATCGATGCTGGGCTGAGGCCTGACCATCAGCAGCGCCGCTGATGCGGCGGACGTGACCGCCAGCGCCAGCACCGCAGCGATGCGCACCAAGAGTCGGGTTCGGGATGGCCGGCGGCGAGAGGAGGAAATGGCATATGTTTTCATGAGGCCATCCTGGCCGCTGAAAATGGCGCAAAAATGGCGCGGTCGTGGCGGTGAACTTGCGATGCGCGCGGGCAGAAACTTCCGCAAAGCGGCCGTCCGGCGACAACGCGACGGGAACCCCTGCCAAAAGTCCGGGGTTGTGCAAGCGCGCGCGTGGCCCAACAATATCCCTATGCCGGTTTACAAATTTCAACCCCAGATGACGCCAAAAACCACGGCCGGTGGCGTCGTCGCGGGGATTCTTGGCCTCGGAATGGCAGCGCTCACCTTTTTTGTCGGGATTTTTGTGGCGCTGGCGCTGCTGGCCGTCGGCGCGGTCGTAGCGGCCGTCCTGACGGTCCGTCGCTGGTGGCTCGGCCGCCACGGCCAGCCGCAGGCTGGCTACAAGCGCGCAGGCCCCGGCTCAGCCGCCGGCGGTGCTCGGGGTCGGCCTGGACATCGTGCCGAGGTGCTCGAGGGGGAGTATGAGGTGGTTGACCAGCCGCCCGATCAGTCCTGATCAGCCATAAACCCAGTTTATGGCCGGGATCGACACCAGCAGAAAAACGATTGTCATCAGGCCACCCGTCTTCAAAAAGTCCGTCACCCGGTAGCCTCCAGGGCTCATGATCAACGCGCTCACCTGGTGGGTCGGGATCAAAAACGCGTTGGACGCCGAGATTGCCACAATCAGGGCGAACACCGCCGGATCGGCACCGACCGCCAGCGCGACGTTGATCGCCAGTGGCACCAGCAGCGCCGTGGCGCCAACGTTAGACATCACGAGCGTAAAAAACGTGGTCATCGTCGCCAGCAAAATCTGCAGCACCAGCACGGGCACATCACCCAGAAAGGCCAGTGCCTGCTGGGCCATCCACGCGGCGGTTCCGGTGGTGTCCATCGCCAGGCCCAGGGGGATTAAGCTGGCCAGTAGAAACACGGTTTTCCAGCTCACCGACGCGTAGGCCTCGTCCATGCTCAGCACCTGGGTCACCACCATGCCGACGGCACCGACGAGCAGGCAGACGGACAGCCTGAAGTCGGAAAGGACGATCAGGCCCATGGAGAGCAGGAAAAAAGCCAGGGCCCAGCCCACCTTGTGCGGCCGCTGCTCCTCCTTGGGCAGGTCCGTGACCACCACAAAGTCGCGCTCGCCGCTCGCCCGACCCAGGTCGCGCCAGGTGCCGTGCATGATCAGCGTGTCCCCGACCTGCAGCGGGAGGCTGCGCAACCCCTGACGATGCACCTCGTCGGCCCGCTGCAGGGCCAGGACGCTGAAACCATAGGCTTTGCGAAAGCGCACCTCCTGGACGGTCTTGCCCACCAGCGGTGAACCGGGGGTGATCACGCTCTCTGCAATGCCCGCCCGCGAGGGATTGAGCAGGGCGCCGAAGCTGACCAGGCGTGGGCGGACCACCAGCTCGTTGGCCTCGGCAAACTCACCGATCTGCTCGCGCTCTCCCATGGCGCCCAGCACCGTCCCAACCCAGATCATCTCCTCGGAGGCTGGTGCCAGATGCTGGTCATCGCCGTTGCGAATCGCCACCAGCGACGGTGCGCCCTCGAGAACCTCCGCTTCGCCGATGGTCAGGCCAACCAGCGGGCTCTCGGACGTCACCAGCAGCTCGTAGACGTCACCCTTGACGCCGTAGAGCTTGGCGAAATAGCTACGGGTTCGGCCGGGCCGAGTCTTTTCGAGCACCTGGCTGGCCGGCAGAAGGAAGCGGCCGAACAGCAGAAAGAAAAGGATTCCGGCGGCGAGCAGGATCAGTCCAATCGGTGTGACCGAAAACAGGTGGAAGGTCGTGACGGTATCGGCCCCCGGCGGGAGGTTGCGATTGGAGTTCTGGATCAGGTCGTTGAGCAGGATCAGCGGGGATGATCCCACCATCGTTAGCGTGCCACCGAGGATCGCGCAGAACCCCATGGGCATCAGCAGGCGGCTCAGGCTGATCTGGCTGCGGCTCGCGATGCGGCTGATCACCGGCAGGAACAGGGCGGTGGCGCCAACGTTCTGCATGAAGCCGGAGATCACCCCAACGGTGCCGGCGACCAGCGGGATGATCCGGGTTTCCGTGCGGCCGCCGAGCCGCAGGATCATGGAGGCCACAACCGCCATCACGCCGGTGCGGTCGAGCCCGGTCCCGATGATCATCACCGCAATAATGGAGATCACGGCGTTACTTGCAAACCCGGCGAAGAGTTGATCGGGTGGCAGCAGCCCCAACAGACCGATGGCGACCAATGCGCAAAGGGCAACCACGTCCACTCGCAGGATTTCCAGCACAAACAAGACGACCGTGACGCCAAGCACCGCCAGGACCTGGATCATTTCGGTGGTTAGGACAAGGTCGCCGCCCATCGGTCAGCGGCGCTGATAGATCAGGTCGGTGACCTGGTGACCCAGCTTCAGGCCGCGTTTTTCAAAGCGCGTCTCCGGCCGCCAGGCGGGTCGCGGAGACTTTTGCCCAGGCCCGGCAAGGTTTTG
Above is a window of Pseudomonadota bacterium DNA encoding:
- a CDS encoding EAL domain-containing protein, with amino-acid sequence MSNHQLHRSTRTLADGEILFREGDEADCAYIIEEGGLQISTNSEGTPVILTQLKPGDIVGEMGVIDSAPRTATATAAGPTHLMVVTRDQLTDRISQADPILKLLVKILLDRYRSGLNKVKGEGGLLAGPDELIAEDVVGEYIRHGIDKIRLEAELKKALKEQQLNVFYQPLLGCETARIAGFEALTRWEHPKRGPISPALFITLAEETGLIVPVGLYVFDSACRQLAAFQQAPGYGAGALFMSINVSAKQIADKDFITQAAEITDRYQLNRSDIKLEITESLAVDMEATDVWIDRAHELGFQVSLDDFGTGYSSLATLYQLDVDYAKIDQAFVRPLDTEPRSRELLRGIVALMRALKLKIVVEGVETASELEYITALGCNLAQGYLIGKSLCPEDAAELLRNPDPLTFSA
- a CDS encoding SLC13 family permease; this translates as MGGDLVLTTEMIQVLAVLGVTVVLFVLEILRVDVVALCALVAIGLLGLLPPDQLFAGFASNAVISIIAVMIIGTGLDRTGVMAVVASMILRLGGRTETRIIPLVAGTVGVISGFMQNVGATALFLPVISRIASRSQISLSRLLMPMGFCAILGGTLTMVGSSPLILLNDLIQNSNRNLPPGADTVTTFHLFSVTPIGLILLAAGILFFLLFGRFLLPASQVLEKTRPGRTRSYFAKLYGVKGDVYELLVTSESPLVGLTIGEAEVLEGAPSLVAIRNGDDQHLAPASEEMIWVGTVLGAMGEREQIGEFAEANELVVRPRLVSFGALLNPSRAGIAESVITPGSPLVGKTVQEVRFRKAYGFSVLALQRADEVHRQGLRSLPLQVGDTLIMHGTWRDLGRASGERDFVVVTDLPKEEQRPHKVGWALAFFLLSMGLIVLSDFRLSVCLLVGAVGMVVTQVLSMDEAYASVSWKTVFLLASLIPLGLAMDTTGTAAWMAQQALAFLGDVPVLVLQILLATMTTFFTLVMSNVGATALLVPLAINVALAVGADPAVFALIVAISASNAFLIPTHQVSALIMSPGGYRVTDFLKTGGLMTIVFLLVSIPAINWVYG